A genomic stretch from Edaphobacter aggregans includes:
- a CDS encoding BlaI/MecI/CopY family transcriptional regulator: MPDNKLSKLEFQIMEALWSRGDLSIREIQETFPAKQVPAYTTIQTTVYRMEAKEIVRRVKKVGNFHVFAAAISRESVQRRLIDDLLGFFGGNSQPVMAHLIESGKLSLEDVKEAEKVLQKVARKGKK; encoded by the coding sequence TTGCCTGACAACAAACTGTCGAAGCTTGAATTCCAGATCATGGAGGCTTTGTGGAGCCGGGGAGACTTATCTATTCGTGAGATCCAGGAGACGTTTCCGGCTAAACAAGTCCCCGCCTATACGACCATTCAGACGACCGTTTATCGGATGGAGGCGAAGGAGATTGTTCGCAGGGTGAAGAAGGTGGGAAATTTCCACGTCTTCGCTGCTGCGATTTCTCGTGAGTCGGTACAGCGGCGGCTGATCGACGATCTGTTGGGCTTTTTCGGAGGGAACAGCCAGCCGGTGATGGCCCACCTTATCGAATCGGGCAAGCTGTCGCTGGAGGACGTGAAGGAAGCGGAAAAGGTATTGCAGAAAGTGGCGAGAAAGGGGAAGAAATAA
- a CDS encoding PP2C family protein-serine/threonine phosphatase produces MNAEVKTLLLVDDEPANIQIVNSILKDIYKTRIATSGAKALELANQTPAPDLILLDVMMPEMDGYEVCSRLKSADHTRDIPVIFLTGQTEIDDETKGFEVGAVDYIHKPFSPAVVQARVRTHLMLRGIREQLARQLQSIQCEMDTARQIQLSILPREIPVIRGLDISARYLPMTAVAGDFYDFIPIDEKRIGILVADVSGHGMPAALISSMLKIALDGQIKCALEPARVLAGLNRTLCGKFQGHFVTAVYVVVDTERQSLLYAGAGHPPLIFMDHSAGKARDFVENGLFLGFFPEATYTAVEIPFKAGDWGVLYTDGILEMTDPSDEQFGLDRFKQFLQDNHDLSTGQFVDELLEALSQWSNLALGREPEDDITLLAFHFGRTAG; encoded by the coding sequence ATGAACGCCGAAGTGAAGACATTGTTACTCGTAGACGATGAGCCCGCAAACATCCAGATTGTGAACTCGATTCTCAAAGACATCTACAAGACTCGTATTGCGACAAGTGGCGCGAAGGCTTTAGAACTTGCAAATCAAACTCCCGCTCCCGATCTGATTCTTCTGGATGTCATGATGCCCGAGATGGACGGGTACGAAGTTTGCTCCCGTCTTAAGTCTGCTGACCATACGCGGGACATTCCCGTGATCTTTCTAACGGGTCAAACTGAGATTGACGATGAAACGAAGGGGTTCGAGGTCGGGGCGGTCGACTATATTCATAAACCGTTCTCGCCAGCAGTCGTACAAGCCAGAGTACGTACACACCTTATGCTCCGCGGTATACGCGAACAACTAGCGCGCCAATTGCAAAGCATCCAGTGTGAAATGGACACTGCGCGACAGATTCAATTGTCTATCTTGCCGCGCGAAATCCCTGTAATCAGGGGTCTGGACATTTCAGCCCGTTATCTTCCCATGACGGCGGTGGCAGGCGATTTCTACGACTTTATCCCGATCGACGAGAAGCGGATCGGCATTTTGGTAGCGGATGTATCTGGCCACGGCATGCCCGCCGCGCTTATATCATCCATGCTCAAGATTGCACTGGACGGTCAAATTAAATGTGCCTTGGAGCCTGCGCGCGTGTTGGCTGGCCTGAATCGTACGTTGTGTGGAAAATTCCAGGGCCATTTTGTCACCGCGGTGTATGTGGTGGTAGATACGGAAAGGCAAAGTCTTCTCTATGCAGGTGCGGGACACCCACCACTCATTTTCATGGACCACTCGGCAGGGAAGGCACGCGACTTCGTCGAGAACGGTTTGTTTCTTGGTTTCTTCCCGGAGGCCACCTACACCGCGGTGGAGATACCTTTCAAAGCGGGTGACTGGGGCGTCCTTTACACCGACGGAATCCTGGAAATGACCGACCCTTCAGATGAGCAATTTGGTCTAGATCGCTTCAAGCAATTTCTCCAGGACAATCATGACTTATCAACGGGGCAATTCGTCGATGAGCTTCTTGAAGCGTTATCTCAATGGTCGAATCTTGCTTTAGGGCGGGAACCTGAGGATGACATTACGCTTCTGGCTTTCCATTTCGGGCGCACTGCTGGCTGA
- a CDS encoding TonB-dependent receptor gives MTQFWKKHLRILLTFLIAFPAFGQTFRGTVSGTVLDTQGAVITDAAVVLVNPATGVALNAKSGKTGDFLFPELPVGTYQLTVSFSGFRTQKIDNIDVAVSKIVDLKVELSVGAEAAIVDVNASGVTTDTTSSALVTVIDSKSVQEMPMNGRNFTQMIKFAPGVNISSSVNGSRTASINYQVDGVDNVDAYLGIVASNQGGIQSIAGGLIPIEAIDQFSMQSGGEADQGRNAGANSNMVLKSGTNKIHGDVFYFDRNEFFASISPFAAVGSRKPLIRNHQGGFTLGGPIWKDHTFLFLAGEIQVAKANVALTDTVLTDAWIAQAKGFMANFGVAVNPVSQNLYNLLYPANSKSGPATANNYFASGASNYNSFNGVIKLDHKFSDKYSISLHYIGTTGKQTAPTGSDYAQYFQTAPMHIHNASIVQTSVFNSHLLNIITFGTNYFKQTFNDADQNFNPQQNAGLNLGLNGIIAAGAPTLTVSGFDITGATQPSGRTDVTGHVVDNLHWTLGRHALKFGGEFRRADVDLLYFSNARGSFSFDGTRGPWDTAAGALTPAANAYCAANGLSANCSSLSYIGDFLAGMPTNASGAKLLQGNAERIFLLNTIDSWAQDDFQATRKLTLNLGVRYTVPGVVHDAANDLYSFVPGTTPAFQVPLYKNYYGSFGPRFGFAYSPFDDNTTVIRGSYGLFYDVPGMSAMVSGTTTNGGDSYTQNNPAGPHAAVTYIASNVTFATNINPFVGANPPQLGAFGVNPNIKTPYAETYSLGIEQQLSKSTLVTVGYVGTVGHRLLALLDLNQPVANGTSTASARPYQQLSFPGQTITTGKSLAGINQLDNAADSNFNSLQVVIKQAPWHGIQTTFNYTWAHSLDDNSSTTTPMNSYNIHQDYGNSTFDTRNTVTGFVYYDAPQLFHVMPRVSKGWQLNALYTFSGGTPISPLVSTDNSATKQLKDRPNFTGVNPFAGRTVITAANGTRQYQYLLQGSAYFSTPTPGTYGNLQRDNFYGPGFGAVDFSLFKHTAITERIMSEFRIECFNIMNQANLANPSVSNINSATTFGRITQTRNGAGAPGLGYGEPRNVQFALKLQF, from the coding sequence ATGACTCAGTTCTGGAAAAAGCACCTTCGAATTCTTCTCACTTTCCTCATTGCCTTTCCAGCATTCGGCCAAACCTTTCGTGGCACAGTCTCCGGTACCGTCCTGGACACACAGGGTGCCGTGATTACAGACGCCGCCGTCGTGCTCGTCAATCCGGCAACTGGTGTCGCGCTGAACGCGAAGTCCGGCAAAACGGGTGACTTCCTCTTTCCTGAACTCCCCGTCGGCACCTACCAACTTACCGTCTCCTTCAGTGGCTTCCGGACCCAAAAAATCGATAACATCGATGTCGCCGTATCCAAGATTGTCGATCTCAAAGTCGAGTTGAGCGTCGGAGCCGAGGCCGCCATTGTCGACGTCAATGCCAGCGGCGTCACTACAGACACCACCTCCTCCGCCCTCGTCACTGTCATCGACTCCAAGTCCGTACAGGAGATGCCGATGAACGGACGCAACTTCACCCAGATGATCAAGTTCGCCCCCGGCGTAAACATCTCCAGTTCCGTCAATGGCTCACGCACAGCCAGTATCAACTATCAGGTGGACGGTGTCGATAACGTCGACGCCTACCTCGGTATCGTGGCTTCCAACCAGGGCGGCATTCAATCTATCGCCGGCGGCCTCATCCCCATAGAAGCCATCGATCAGTTCTCTATGCAGTCCGGCGGTGAAGCCGACCAGGGCCGCAACGCAGGCGCTAACTCCAACATGGTCCTCAAGAGCGGTACCAACAAGATCCACGGCGATGTGTTCTACTTCGACCGCAACGAGTTCTTCGCCTCCATCTCGCCATTCGCTGCCGTCGGCTCGCGCAAGCCCCTCATCCGCAACCATCAGGGTGGATTCACCCTCGGCGGCCCCATCTGGAAGGATCACACCTTCCTCTTCCTCGCCGGTGAGATCCAGGTCGCTAAGGCCAACGTAGCGCTCACCGACACCGTCTTGACCGATGCCTGGATCGCACAGGCCAAGGGCTTCATGGCTAACTTCGGCGTCGCCGTCAATCCTGTCAGCCAGAACCTCTATAACCTACTTTACCCCGCCAACTCCAAGTCAGGCCCGGCGACCGCTAACAACTACTTCGCCAGCGGAGCCTCCAACTACAACAGCTTCAATGGCGTCATCAAGCTCGACCACAAGTTCTCCGATAAGTACTCCATCTCTCTTCACTACATCGGGACCACCGGCAAGCAGACCGCACCCACCGGATCGGACTACGCACAGTACTTCCAGACTGCACCCATGCACATCCACAACGCCTCTATCGTGCAGACCTCTGTCTTCAATAGCCACCTATTGAACATAATCACCTTCGGTACTAACTACTTCAAACAGACCTTCAACGACGCTGACCAGAACTTCAACCCCCAGCAGAACGCTGGTCTCAACCTTGGACTCAACGGCATCATCGCCGCTGGAGCTCCCACCCTCACTGTCAGCGGCTTCGACATCACGGGCGCCACTCAACCCTCCGGCCGCACCGATGTCACCGGCCACGTCGTCGATAATCTTCACTGGACCCTCGGTCGCCACGCCCTCAAGTTCGGTGGTGAGTTCCGTCGCGCCGACGTCGACCTCCTCTATTTCTCCAACGCCCGTGGCAGTTTTTCCTTCGACGGCACGCGTGGCCCCTGGGACACTGCCGCCGGCGCGCTCACTCCGGCCGCCAACGCATATTGCGCCGCCAATGGCCTTAGCGCCAATTGCTCCTCATTAAGCTACATCGGCGATTTTCTCGCCGGCATGCCCACCAACGCGTCCGGAGCCAAGCTCCTCCAGGGCAACGCCGAGCGCATCTTCCTTCTCAACACCATAGACAGCTGGGCGCAGGATGACTTCCAGGCCACTCGTAAGCTCACCCTCAACCTCGGCGTTCGCTATACCGTTCCCGGTGTCGTGCACGACGCAGCCAACGATCTCTACAGCTTCGTTCCTGGAACTACCCCCGCCTTCCAGGTCCCGCTCTACAAGAACTACTACGGCTCCTTCGGACCGCGGTTTGGCTTTGCCTATTCGCCGTTCGACGATAACACGACTGTGATACGAGGCTCCTATGGCCTCTTCTATGACGTTCCCGGCATGAGCGCTATGGTCAGTGGAACAACCACTAACGGCGGTGACTCCTATACCCAAAACAATCCCGCGGGCCCCCACGCCGCCGTCACCTACATCGCCTCCAATGTCACATTCGCAACCAACATCAACCCTTTCGTCGGCGCGAACCCGCCGCAACTAGGCGCCTTTGGTGTGAATCCCAACATCAAGACCCCCTACGCGGAGACCTACAGCTTAGGCATCGAACAGCAGCTTTCGAAGTCCACGCTCGTCACTGTTGGATACGTTGGCACTGTGGGACATCGTCTTCTGGCGCTTCTCGACCTCAATCAGCCTGTTGCTAACGGAACATCAACCGCCAGCGCCCGTCCCTACCAACAGCTCTCCTTCCCAGGCCAGACCATCACCACCGGTAAGTCGCTGGCCGGCATCAACCAGCTGGACAACGCAGCCGACTCCAACTTTAACTCTCTCCAGGTTGTCATCAAGCAAGCTCCCTGGCACGGAATCCAAACCACCTTCAACTACACCTGGGCTCACTCGCTCGATGACAACTCCTCCACTACTACTCCGATGAACAGCTACAACATTCATCAGGACTATGGAAACAGCACCTTCGACACTCGCAACACCGTTACTGGCTTCGTCTACTACGACGCCCCCCAACTCTTCCACGTCATGCCCCGCGTCAGCAAGGGATGGCAACTCAACGCACTCTACACCTTCTCTGGGGGCACCCCCATCAGCCCGCTCGTCAGCACTGACAACAGTGCCACGAAGCAGTTGAAGGATCGCCCCAACTTCACTGGTGTCAACCCCTTTGCCGGACGCACTGTCATTACCGCTGCCAATGGCACGCGCCAGTACCAATACCTGCTGCAGGGTTCCGCGTACTTCAGCACGCCGACTCCCGGCACCTACGGCAACTTGCAGCGCGACAACTTCTACGGCCCCGGCTTCGGCGCTGTCGACTTTTCGCTCTTCAAGCACACGGCCATCACCGAGCGCATTATGTCGGAGTTCCGCATCGAGTGCTTCAACATCATGAACCAGGCCAACTTGGCCAACCCGTCGGTCTCCAACATTAACAGTGCCACCACCTTCGGCCGTATCACCCAGACCCGCAACGGTGCCGGCGCTCCCGGTCTTGGCTACGGTGAGCCTCGCAACGTGCAGTTCGCGCTCAAGCTACAGTTCTAA
- a CDS encoding M56 family metallopeptidase, with product MVFPVQSLGYWMADVVNHLWQSTVCAVVAWLLTLMLRRNQARTRYLLWLLASAKFLVPFSILIVAGEWLQTRMFVPAQTAFSTVIGDIAGPFSASVGVAKAGSAVLRIASPIISAPVAAKQHEDWLALLLLGVWGCGLLFLLVSWGRSWWQLCAVVRTASPVMQVGGVLVLSTSTRVEPGVFGILRPVLLLPEGITDRLSTPQLNAILAHELCHVRRRDNLTAALHMVVESLFWFHPAVWWIRTGLVEERERACDESVLESSREALAYAEGILNVCKFYVEAPLTCVSGVTGSDLKKRIVRIMANQAVRELDLRRKLLLGLAAVLALAAPVVFGLIHVREVYAQTAAEKTGIDDTWQGTLHAPQKDLRTVLKITKTDAGALKATMYSIDQGGQPLSATTATFEGSVLKYSIEMLDLTYEGKMSSDGKSITGSVTQGSKPLPLVFERTTAETAWAIPEPAPKLPPMAADANPSFEVATIKPSKPDQPGKMFGVRAARFKTINTRLSDLISFAYDVQAKQVIGGPDWMATEKFDIDAQPDTPGSPNRVQLRTMVQKLLADRFQLKFHRDKKELSAYVLTVAKSGSKLKKSDGDPNGLPALFFRGLGVLTVQNATMADFSQLLQSAVLDRPVVDQTGLAGKWNFLLKWTPDESQFGGMGIKVPPPSDAADAPPPLFTAIQEQIGLKLDAGKASVEVLVLDHVEKPSEN from the coding sequence ATGGTCTTTCCTGTTCAGTCGCTTGGATATTGGATGGCGGATGTGGTCAATCACCTTTGGCAGTCAACAGTGTGTGCCGTGGTTGCCTGGCTGCTGACACTTATGTTGCGTCGCAACCAGGCGCGCACGCGATACCTGCTTTGGCTGCTGGCCTCTGCGAAGTTTCTTGTGCCGTTTTCGATCCTGATCGTCGCGGGCGAATGGTTGCAGACACGAATGTTTGTCCCCGCTCAGACTGCGTTTTCGACGGTGATAGGGGATATTGCTGGACCCTTCTCCGCAAGCGTGGGCGTTGCAAAGGCAGGCTCTGCGGTTCTTCGAATCGCTTCTCCTATCATTTCCGCACCGGTAGCGGCGAAACAGCATGAAGACTGGCTCGCGCTGCTGTTGTTGGGAGTATGGGGTTGCGGATTGCTATTTTTGCTTGTTAGCTGGGGACGAAGCTGGTGGCAGCTTTGTGCTGTCGTGCGTACGGCTTCACCCGTGATGCAGGTGGGCGGTGTACTCGTGTTGTCGACGTCAACGCGCGTGGAGCCTGGAGTTTTCGGCATTCTGCGACCAGTTCTGCTGCTGCCCGAAGGTATTACAGACCGGCTAAGTACGCCACAGCTGAATGCTATTCTTGCGCATGAGCTATGCCATGTGCGGCGGCGAGACAACCTGACTGCGGCCTTGCACATGGTTGTGGAGTCCTTATTTTGGTTCCATCCAGCTGTTTGGTGGATACGAACTGGGCTTGTCGAAGAACGGGAACGGGCCTGTGATGAGTCCGTCCTCGAATCGAGCCGCGAAGCCCTCGCGTATGCAGAAGGAATTCTAAATGTATGCAAGTTCTATGTGGAGGCACCCTTGACGTGTGTTTCGGGAGTGACAGGCTCTGATCTGAAGAAGCGGATCGTCCGCATTATGGCCAACCAGGCAGTACGCGAGCTGGATCTGAGGCGAAAGCTGCTGTTGGGTCTGGCGGCGGTGCTGGCGTTGGCGGCGCCGGTTGTCTTTGGCCTGATCCATGTGCGCGAAGTGTATGCGCAGACCGCTGCTGAGAAGACAGGCATCGACGATACGTGGCAGGGGACGCTTCATGCCCCTCAGAAAGATCTGCGCACCGTGCTGAAGATCACAAAGACAGACGCAGGCGCGCTTAAAGCCACGATGTACAGCATCGATCAGGGTGGTCAGCCCCTTTCGGCCACGACCGCCACCTTCGAAGGTTCCGTGTTGAAGTATTCGATTGAGATGCTCGACCTCACATACGAGGGCAAGATGTCTTCGGATGGCAAGTCGATCACCGGTTCAGTGACGCAGGGATCGAAACCGCTACCGCTCGTCTTCGAACGGACCACGGCGGAGACCGCGTGGGCTATTCCCGAGCCTGCACCGAAGCTTCCGCCGATGGCCGCCGACGCCAACCCGAGCTTTGAAGTAGCGACGATCAAACCGAGCAAGCCCGATCAGCCGGGCAAAATGTTTGGCGTACGGGCCGCCAGATTCAAGACAATCAACACGAGATTGAGCGATCTTATCTCGTTCGCCTACGACGTTCAGGCAAAGCAAGTAATCGGCGGCCCGGATTGGATGGCGACGGAGAAGTTCGATATCGATGCCCAGCCTGATACGCCAGGTTCGCCGAACCGCGTACAGCTGAGAACCATGGTGCAGAAGTTGCTCGCCGACCGGTTCCAGTTGAAGTTCCACCGCGACAAGAAAGAGCTCTCCGCGTATGTTCTTACCGTGGCGAAGAGCGGATCAAAGCTCAAGAAGAGTGACGGTGATCCAAACGGTCTGCCCGCTCTGTTCTTTAGAGGTTTGGGAGTACTCACGGTGCAAAACGCCACCATGGCAGACTTCTCCCAACTGTTGCAGTCCGCCGTACTCGATCGTCCTGTGGTGGATCAGACTGGCCTGGCGGGCAAGTGGAATTTTCTACTCAAGTGGACGCCTGACGAATCACAGTTTGGTGGCATGGGCATCAAGGTACCGCCACCCAGCGATGCCGCCGATGCACCTCCGCCACTGTTTACGGCGATTCAGGAGCAGATCGGGCTAAAGCTGGATGCGGGTAAGGCATCGGTTGAGGTACTTGTGCTCGACCACGTCGAGAAGCCCTCCGAGAACTAA
- a CDS encoding carboxypeptidase regulatory-like domain-containing protein: MQSRRQRLRGLRLLCACALLYVAPLAEASEFHGQVFCGGVPVPGATVLMTQGTNRFSTVTDRQGLYEFADLPDGTWKIRIEMRGFSALEGEVKVAADAPQDSWELKLLGLDQMLAEIGVTTSESKQPLKTRPPDTGEAIRKDAPKQDEASVPEAPRPQDGTVDRPSDGLLINGSESNAATSKYSLTPAFGNRRPGTKSLYTGGIGATVGNSIFDARPYALAGLPLPKASYSRLTTMFTLGGPLNIPHLMYHGPTFFVGYQGTRNHDAVIESGLVPTAAERNGDLSGLLDAQGQPVKIYNPTNGLPFTGLIPVSAQAQSLLKLYPLPNLADNSRYNYQTQVLNNTHADALQSRLDKTIGRKDQVYGGFGFRSLRSDSANLFNFRDTTNTLGIDTNMNWSHRFRHQYFALLGYRFSRLRTEVRPEFQGRENISGNAGITGNDQDPMNWGPPSLMFSGGIATLTDAQSLFNRNRTDAVSLNISTTQRHHTVTFGGDFRRQEFNEFSQQNPRGSFTFTGAATQARGSTSATPATASGSDLADFLFGVPDTSAVAYGNPDKYFRQSAYDAYITDDWRLRPELTINAGMRWEYGAPMTELYGRLVNLDITPGFTAIAPVLGSSPTGLRTGTEYPSSLIRPDKRGFEPRIGISWRPLPASTLVIRGGYGIYRDTSIYLSSAESMSQQSPLSTSVSAANSTGCPLTLANGFINCAGTTANTFAVDPNLRVGYVQTWQLIAQRDLPGAMVMTATYLGNKGTHGMQEFLPNTYPIGAENPCLDCPVGFIYRTSNGNSTRQSGQIQLRRRLRSGFTATVDYTFAKALDNDSQVGATGHVTATATTAGAESQPSAPPPTIAQNWLDLRAERGLSTLDQRHLVKAQIQYTSGMGMGGGTLLSGWRGTLLKQWTVLTQISAGSGLPETPVYLAIVPRTGVTGTIRPDLTGAPIYQASAGYFLNVAAYSAPVVGQWGTARRNSITGPSQFSLDAALQRTFRLRDPLHLDVRMDATNLLNHTVFTSWNTTVNSTTFGLPSAANSMRSLQLTGRLRF; this comes from the coding sequence ATGCAGTCGCGACGGCAAAGGCTCCGAGGGTTGAGGCTTCTGTGTGCCTGCGCTCTTTTGTACGTTGCACCGCTGGCAGAAGCCTCGGAGTTCCACGGGCAGGTCTTCTGCGGCGGCGTACCTGTGCCCGGAGCTACGGTGCTTATGACGCAGGGCACCAATCGCTTTTCGACCGTTACTGACCGACAGGGCCTGTATGAGTTCGCAGACCTTCCCGATGGAACGTGGAAGATCCGGATCGAGATGCGCGGCTTCTCGGCGCTTGAGGGCGAAGTCAAGGTGGCCGCGGATGCCCCACAGGATTCATGGGAGTTGAAACTTCTCGGGCTCGACCAGATGCTGGCCGAGATAGGGGTAACGACGTCAGAGAGCAAGCAACCGCTCAAGACTCGGCCCCCTGATACAGGTGAAGCAATACGGAAGGACGCGCCAAAGCAGGACGAGGCGAGCGTTCCGGAAGCCCCGCGTCCACAGGATGGCACCGTAGATCGACCGAGCGACGGACTGTTGATTAATGGCAGTGAGAGTAATGCTGCAACCTCGAAGTACTCGTTGACGCCTGCATTCGGCAATCGCCGACCAGGCACGAAGAGCCTCTACACCGGGGGAATCGGTGCAACCGTCGGCAACTCCATCTTTGACGCGCGGCCCTATGCACTGGCGGGGCTGCCTTTGCCAAAAGCGTCATACAGTCGTTTGACGACGATGTTCACGCTAGGAGGCCCGCTCAACATTCCACACCTGATGTATCACGGACCGACCTTCTTCGTCGGATACCAGGGGACGCGGAACCACGATGCGGTAATCGAGTCCGGCTTGGTGCCGACTGCGGCGGAGAGGAACGGCGATCTCTCTGGCCTCCTGGACGCGCAGGGACAGCCGGTGAAGATATACAACCCTACGAACGGCTTGCCGTTTACTGGACTGATCCCGGTCAGCGCGCAAGCGCAGTCGCTGCTGAAGCTCTATCCACTGCCGAACCTCGCGGACAATTCCCGCTACAACTACCAGACGCAGGTGCTGAACAATACACATGCGGATGCGTTGCAGTCGCGGCTGGACAAGACGATCGGACGAAAAGATCAGGTGTACGGCGGCTTTGGATTTCGCAGCTTGCGTAGCGACTCCGCAAACCTGTTCAACTTTCGCGATACGACAAACACGTTAGGAATCGACACAAACATGAACTGGTCACACCGGTTTCGTCATCAATATTTCGCACTGCTGGGATATCGCTTTAGCCGCCTACGAACAGAAGTACGGCCCGAGTTCCAGGGACGCGAAAACATCTCAGGCAATGCCGGCATAACAGGCAACGATCAAGATCCGATGAACTGGGGACCGCCGAGCCTCATGTTTTCAGGCGGAATAGCAACGCTCACCGACGCTCAGAGTCTGTTCAATCGCAACCGAACAGATGCAGTGTCGCTGAACATATCCACCACGCAACGACACCATACCGTTACCTTTGGCGGAGACTTTCGCAGGCAGGAGTTCAACGAGTTTTCGCAGCAGAACCCTCGCGGGTCGTTTACGTTTACCGGCGCGGCGACGCAGGCACGAGGCAGCACATCGGCAACCCCTGCCACGGCAAGCGGTTCCGATCTGGCGGACTTCCTCTTTGGCGTTCCCGATACCAGTGCCGTAGCATACGGCAATCCCGATAAGTACTTTCGGCAATCCGCGTACGACGCCTACATCACCGATGACTGGAGGCTGCGACCGGAGCTCACGATCAACGCTGGCATGCGCTGGGAGTACGGTGCCCCGATGACCGAACTGTATGGCAGGCTTGTAAATCTGGATATCACACCTGGGTTCACGGCGATTGCGCCTGTGTTAGGGAGTAGCCCCACTGGCCTGCGGACTGGCACTGAGTATCCAAGCTCGCTCATTCGTCCGGATAAGAGAGGATTTGAGCCACGGATCGGTATCTCGTGGCGGCCTCTGCCAGCGTCGACGCTGGTAATACGAGGAGGGTACGGCATCTATCGCGATACTTCGATATACCTATCGAGCGCCGAATCGATGTCGCAACAGTCGCCGCTCTCGACGAGCGTCAGCGCAGCGAATAGCACGGGGTGCCCGTTGACGCTCGCGAACGGTTTCATCAACTGTGCAGGAACTACGGCAAACACCTTTGCGGTCGATCCAAATCTGCGAGTGGGCTACGTGCAGACGTGGCAGTTGATTGCGCAGCGAGATCTCCCCGGAGCGATGGTGATGACTGCGACATACCTCGGGAACAAGGGCACCCATGGGATGCAGGAGTTTTTGCCGAACACGTATCCCATCGGTGCCGAGAACCCCTGCCTGGACTGCCCGGTTGGCTTTATCTATAGGACGTCGAACGGAAACTCGACGCGACAATCCGGACAAATTCAGTTAAGGCGGAGACTTCGCAGCGGTTTTACCGCGACTGTGGACTACACGTTCGCGAAGGCGCTCGACAACGATTCGCAGGTTGGCGCGACAGGGCATGTGACAGCGACAGCAACGACAGCGGGAGCGGAAAGCCAGCCAAGCGCACCGCCGCCCACCATCGCACAAAACTGGCTTGATCTGCGTGCCGAGCGAGGGCTCTCTACCCTCGATCAGCGTCACCTCGTGAAGGCACAGATTCAGTACACAAGCGGGATGGGAATGGGCGGCGGGACGCTGCTGAGCGGATGGAGAGGAACGCTGCTGAAGCAGTGGACTGTGCTGACACAGATCTCGGCCGGCAGTGGTTTACCAGAGACGCCGGTCTACCTGGCAATCGTGCCGCGAACGGGGGTAACCGGAACGATCAGGCCAGACCTTACGGGAGCGCCAATCTATCAGGCTTCAGCTGGATATTTTCTGAATGTGGCGGCGTACAGCGCGCCGGTTGTAGGACAGTGGGGAACCGCACGACGAAACTCCATCACTGGCCCAAGCCAGTTCAGCCTCGATGCAGCGCTGCAGCGCACATTTCGGCTTCGCGATCCGCTTCATCTCGACGTTCGGATGGATGCTACAAACTTGTTGAACCACACAGTCTTCACCTCATGGAACACAACGGTGAATAGCACGACCTTTGGGCTGCCGAGTGCGGCCAATTCCATGCGGAGCCTGCAGTTGACGGGCCGCCTGAGGTTTTAG